From Anaerohalosphaera lusitana, one genomic window encodes:
- a CDS encoding GTPase, whose amino-acid sequence MSSLVFAAVVTGRGVSAIASVEVRGAGAARVLGEMFRTGGGEARAFEAGRLYTGDIVAGERVLDNVVVAVRGEDDIAINCHGNPLIVEEIVRELAGRGVQVIEAEELVKDKRRGESMIAAESRVVQCRAATLVGAEIAAYQTGDGLAAVVERWSDEIERGELGKVRADCGELLAVSERARLFVEGCRIVLAGPPNGGKSTLMNTLAGRQRSIVTEQAGTTRDWVSSDFRIGGLAVELVDTAGLDEVLAGGDVLEERAQQRTKELIEGADMVLYVVDASEGRRIERTGLEGLGRCAVAVLNKADLGRKLGVEDVGYEFDGAVEMSAVQGSGVDELCGEIMRVLEVEDYKIGQAAAITDRQRVLLERLLEAGDAEKAKLLIAELRDGEI is encoded by the coding sequence ATGAGTAGCTTGGTTTTTGCGGCGGTGGTTACTGGGCGGGGGGTGTCTGCTATTGCGAGTGTGGAGGTTCGCGGGGCTGGGGCTGCGCGGGTTTTGGGAGAGATGTTTAGGACTGGGGGTGGTGAGGCGCGAGCGTTTGAGGCGGGGAGGCTTTATACGGGTGATATTGTTGCTGGTGAGCGGGTTTTGGACAATGTGGTGGTTGCGGTTCGGGGGGAAGATGATATTGCGATAAACTGTCACGGCAATCCGCTGATCGTGGAGGAGATCGTGCGGGAGCTTGCGGGGCGTGGTGTGCAGGTGATCGAGGCGGAGGAGCTTGTCAAAGACAAACGCAGGGGTGAGAGCATGATAGCGGCGGAGAGTAGGGTGGTCCAGTGCAGGGCGGCTACGCTGGTGGGGGCGGAGATCGCGGCGTACCAGACGGGGGACGGGCTTGCGGCTGTGGTTGAGCGGTGGTCGGATGAGATCGAGCGGGGGGAGCTGGGGAAGGTGCGGGCCGATTGCGGGGAGTTGCTGGCGGTGAGTGAGCGGGCGCGGCTGTTCGTGGAGGGGTGTCGGATCGTGCTGGCTGGGCCGCCGAACGGGGGCAAGAGTACGCTGATGAATACGCTTGCGGGCAGGCAGCGGTCGATCGTGACCGAGCAGGCGGGGACGACGCGGGACTGGGTGAGTTCGGATTTTCGGATCGGCGGGCTGGCGGTTGAGCTGGTGGATACGGCTGGGCTGGACGAGGTGCTGGCTGGCGGGGATGTGCTGGAGGAGCGGGCGCAGCAGCGGACGAAGGAGCTGATCGAGGGGGCGGATATGGTTCTGTATGTTGTGGATGCGAGCGAGGGCAGGCGGATCGAACGGACGGGGCTGGAGGGCCTGGGGCGGTGCGCGGTGGCGGTGCTGAACAAGGCGGATCTGGGGCGGAAGTTGGGCGTGGAGGATGTGGGGTATGAGTTTGACGGGGCGGTGGAGATGAGTGCGGTGCAGGGGAGTGGTGTGGATGAGCTTTGCGGGGAGATAATGCGGGTGCTGGAGGTAGAGGATTATAAAATCGGACAGGCGGCGGCGATCACGGATAGGCAGAGGGTGCTTTTGGAACGGCTTTTGGAGGCGGGGGACGCGGAAAAGGCGAAATTGCTGATAGCGGAGTTGAGAGACGGCGAGATTTGA
- a CDS encoding type III pantothenate kinase: MNILAIDIGNTKIKTAFFLDDREQFTESVHSDELGKLEDKLTKAWEEVPVVAGSTEDKRDGVIVVCSVNEKLTQEVRKMVDRALGEKIKVIGEDVRLPIEMGVENKKEVGTDRVVAAAAAFAVIEDAVVVADFGTAVTIDLVDEEGVFMGGVIAPGLEMGADALHEGTDKLPRVELHEPMSPVGGNTKDAINAGIYYGAVGLLRTMAEMYAEQVGRWPQTIVTGGGSEMLKARCPFVDAWVPDLVVKGIILAYKKHLADQAQIAEWDEEDQQQGKKDKGEGQE; this comes from the coding sequence ATGAATATACTGGCGATAGATATTGGCAATACGAAGATCAAGACGGCGTTTTTTCTTGACGACCGGGAGCAGTTTACCGAGTCGGTGCACAGTGACGAGCTGGGCAAGCTGGAGGACAAGCTGACGAAGGCGTGGGAGGAAGTACCGGTTGTGGCTGGGTCGACAGAAGACAAGCGTGACGGTGTGATCGTGGTCTGCTCGGTGAACGAGAAGCTGACGCAGGAAGTGCGGAAGATGGTCGATCGGGCGCTGGGCGAGAAGATCAAGGTGATCGGCGAGGACGTGCGGCTGCCGATCGAGATGGGGGTGGAGAATAAGAAGGAAGTGGGGACGGACCGGGTGGTCGCGGCTGCGGCTGCGTTCGCGGTGATCGAGGATGCGGTGGTCGTGGCGGATTTTGGGACGGCTGTAACGATAGACCTGGTGGATGAGGAAGGCGTGTTCATGGGGGGCGTGATCGCGCCGGGGTTGGAGATGGGCGCCGATGCGCTGCACGAGGGGACCGATAAACTACCTCGCGTGGAGCTGCACGAGCCGATGAGTCCGGTGGGAGGAAATACGAAGGATGCGATCAACGCGGGGATCTATTACGGGGCGGTTGGTCTGCTGCGGACGATGGCGGAGATGTATGCCGAGCAGGTCGGGCGGTGGCCTCAGACGATCGTGACGGGCGGGGGCAGTGAGATGCTCAAGGCGCGGTGTCCGTTCGTGGATGCGTGGGTGCCGGACCTGGTGGTCAAGGGCATCATTCTGGCGTATAAGAAGCACCTGGCGGATCAGGCGCAGATCGCTGAGTGGGACGAAGAAGATCAGCAGCAGGGTAAGAAGGATAAGGGTGAGGGGCAGGAGTAG
- the obgE gene encoding GTPase ObgE, with translation MFVDEAKIWVKAGDGGHGCVSFRREKFVAKGGPDGGDGGKGGDVYFLASQEIDTLVDFAGKHHWRAKNGMPGEGSNKAGAGGEDLVIKVPVGTIVYDTDIDMMIKDMDTPGMEVRIVRGGRGGRGNKSFASSTNQAPRMATDGKVGQERNLRLELKLIADVGLVGLPNAGKSTLVSRSSHARPKVANYPFTTLEPVLGIVELPGFRRFVMADIPGLIEGAHDGAGLGHDFLKHIERTRILLHLLDIQPDDNSDPVGNYHKIKNELAMHSKTLAEKPEIIAVNKTDLDPDGEYTQDIIDRLGVDGVMGVSAVTGEGLDELNEKLWRVVKGKEE, from the coding sequence ATGTTTGTTGATGAAGCTAAAATCTGGGTCAAGGCCGGTGACGGCGGTCACGGGTGTGTGAGTTTTCGCAGGGAGAAGTTCGTTGCCAAGGGCGGTCCGGACGGCGGCGACGGGGGCAAGGGCGGCGATGTGTATTTTCTGGCCAGTCAGGAGATCGATACGCTGGTGGACTTTGCGGGTAAGCACCACTGGCGGGCGAAGAACGGTATGCCGGGTGAGGGGAGCAACAAGGCCGGCGCCGGCGGTGAGGATCTGGTTATTAAGGTGCCGGTTGGGACGATCGTTTACGATACCGACATCGATATGATGATAAAGGATATGGATACGCCTGGTATGGAGGTTCGCATCGTTCGCGGCGGCAGAGGGGGTAGGGGGAACAAGTCCTTTGCGAGTTCGACGAATCAGGCGCCGCGGATGGCGACGGACGGCAAAGTGGGGCAGGAGAGGAATTTGAGGCTTGAGCTGAAGCTGATCGCGGATGTGGGGCTGGTGGGTTTGCCGAACGCGGGCAAGAGTACACTGGTTTCGCGGAGTTCGCATGCACGGCCGAAGGTGGCGAATTATCCGTTTACGACGCTGGAGCCGGTGCTTGGGATCGTGGAGCTGCCGGGGTTCAGGCGTTTCGTGATGGCGGATATCCCGGGGCTGATCGAGGGTGCGCACGACGGTGCGGGGCTGGGGCATGACTTTTTGAAGCATATCGAGCGAACGCGGATACTGCTGCATCTGCTGGATATTCAGCCGGACGACAACAGTGATCCGGTGGGAAATTATCATAAGATCAAGAATGAGCTGGCGATGCACAGCAAGACGCTGGCGGAGAAGCCGGAAATTATCGCGGTCAACAAGACGGACCTGGACCCGGACGGGGAGTATACGCAGGACATTATCGACAGGCTGGGCGTGGACGGGGTGATGGGAGTTTCGGCGGTGACGGGTGAGGGGCTGGACGAGCTTAATGAGAAACTTTGGAGAGTTGTAAAAGGTAAGGAAGAATGA
- a CDS encoding CsgG/HfaB family protein, with product MRSITIILLSLVIIASAGCSSGEGYSRQGYDFSTVDTVAVISVEGRIAGAAAKNQISDYFIAELLQKGYAPVERAEVEKLLEEHEFQASGLTSNTNAAQAGRILNVPAVIIVNIPEFKDNIAISAKMVDVEDGSILWLATGEGKVGEFLTTLGGAAAGAAAGIAVSGEDDEAVGGIAGGVLGGVVANQMTPQKEKKAKEIIDKMCESLPSLMTKPEKKGWF from the coding sequence ATGCGGTCTATAACAATCATACTTTTATCTCTCGTCATCATCGCATCAGCCGGCTGTTCTTCCGGCGAAGGCTATTCACGCCAGGGATACGACTTCTCCACCGTAGACACCGTCGCGGTCATCAGCGTAGAAGGCAGGATCGCCGGCGCAGCCGCCAAAAACCAGATCAGCGACTACTTCATCGCCGAGCTGCTCCAGAAAGGTTACGCACCCGTCGAACGTGCCGAAGTAGAGAAACTGCTCGAAGAGCACGAGTTCCAGGCCTCAGGCCTTACCAGCAACACCAACGCCGCCCAGGCAGGCCGAATTCTCAACGTCCCCGCGGTTATCATAGTGAACATCCCGGAGTTCAAGGACAACATCGCGATCTCAGCCAAGATGGTCGACGTCGAGGACGGCAGCATCCTCTGGCTCGCAACAGGTGAGGGCAAAGTCGGCGAATTCCTCACAACCCTCGGCGGCGCAGCAGCAGGTGCAGCAGCAGGCATCGCCGTCTCAGGCGAAGACGACGAAGCGGTTGGCGGCATCGCAGGCGGCGTACTTGGCGGAGTGGTCGCAAACCAGATGACGCCACAGAAAGAGAAAAAGGCCAAAGAGATAATCGACAAAATGTGCGAATCCCTGCCCTCCCTGATGACCAAACCCGAAAAGAAGGGCTGGTTCTAA
- a CDS encoding murein transglycosylase A, whose protein sequence is MRRKGLLVVLALMGLLFAGCQQDQVVEEDEKDYEKPLPPGQLALRKITDPSQIPDFTIAACDTSNLRSAIKNSLNYMAKPSSQQFFPYGDISHRKVVASLQEFVNMLDSGLSGRELAAAIKRKYDVYISVGCDNMGTVLFTGYYTPIFDGSMKRTARFKYPLYSKPDDLVKGANGEILGRRTANGSIVDYPSRTDIEASDMLEGNELVWLSDPFEVYIAHVQGSAKIRLPDGKLITVGYAATNGHKYQSVSKQMLKNSAIPADKMSLKAMIDYFKVHPEEVDDYVSQNPRFVFFQISRGAPRGSLNEPVTPWRTIATDKSVYPRASLVFMSSKMPRSIGGRTVTSNYTGFVLDQDTGGAIRAPGRCDVYLGQGEEAGRLAGQVYHEGKLYYLFLKPEHMPSNVFASPDDSSGAGTGGSSNTWRSRSQSQQREEWE, encoded by the coding sequence ATGAGGCGTAAGGGATTACTTGTTGTGTTGGCGTTGATGGGTTTGCTGTTTGCGGGTTGTCAGCAGGATCAGGTTGTTGAGGAAGACGAGAAGGATTACGAAAAACCGCTGCCGCCGGGACAGTTGGCGCTGAGAAAGATCACGGATCCGAGTCAGATTCCGGATTTCACAATTGCAGCGTGTGATACGAGCAATCTTCGGTCGGCGATCAAGAACAGTCTTAATTACATGGCAAAGCCTTCGAGTCAGCAGTTCTTTCCGTATGGTGACATTTCGCATCGTAAAGTAGTGGCGAGTCTGCAGGAATTCGTGAACATGCTCGACAGCGGGTTGTCTGGCAGGGAGCTGGCGGCGGCGATCAAGCGGAAGTATGATGTTTATATTTCGGTTGGTTGTGACAATATGGGGACGGTGCTGTTTACAGGTTATTACACGCCGATATTTGATGGTTCGATGAAACGGACGGCGCGTTTTAAGTATCCGCTGTATTCTAAGCCTGACGATCTGGTGAAGGGGGCCAATGGTGAGATACTCGGTCGGCGAACGGCGAACGGGAGCATTGTTGATTATCCTTCGCGGACGGATATCGAGGCGTCGGATATGCTGGAGGGCAATGAGCTTGTGTGGTTGAGCGATCCGTTCGAGGTCTATATCGCACACGTGCAGGGCTCTGCGAAGATCCGTCTGCCTGACGGGAAGCTGATCACGGTCGGGTACGCGGCGACAAACGGACACAAGTATCAGAGCGTTTCGAAACAGATGCTCAAGAACAGTGCGATCCCGGCGGACAAGATGAGTCTCAAGGCGATGATCGATTATTTCAAGGTGCACCCGGAGGAGGTTGACGATTATGTGAGCCAGAATCCGCGTTTTGTTTTCTTCCAGATAAGCAGGGGCGCGCCGCGGGGGAGCCTGAATGAGCCCGTTACGCCGTGGAGGACGATAGCGACCGACAAGTCGGTATATCCGAGGGCGTCGCTGGTGTTTATGTCTTCGAAGATGCCGCGTTCGATCGGCGGTCGGACGGTGACGAGCAATTATACCGGGTTCGTGCTGGACCAGGATACGGGCGGAGCGATCAGGGCTCCGGGCAGGTGCGATGTTTATCTGGGACAGGGCGAGGAGGCCGGTCGGCTTGCTGGTCAGGTCTATCACGAGGGGAAACTTTATTATCTGTTCCTGAAGCCTGAGCATATGCCTTCGAATGTATTTGCTTCGCCTGATGATAGCAGTGGGGCAGGGACGGGCGGAAGCTCAAATACATGGAGATCACGTTCTCAGTCTCAGCAGCGAGAGGAATGGGAGTAG
- a CDS encoding DUF1015 domain-containing protein, producing MEIKAFKGLRFNPDVVGDAGSCISPPYDVIDEDMQQALYDANPYNIVRVIQGKKSSEDSSDNNQYTRAAEFLKDAQQEQALKQDEKDTIYAYVQDFEINGQQQTRSGFVALGKIEDFGSGVKAHEKTLDGPKADRLNLMRATAAQFGQIFMLFNDPEKVADKIMEKAAQGAPLLSFTDDMNVVHKLFAIDDPADVEAVKNMMGDKQAIIADGHHRYETALNYWKETQNPDAQYRMMTFVNMHNEGLVIQPTHRLVMNMPEFDVEKLVEQLKDDFAVVQFNFNSDEAKQLARKKMFEQMNKAFENEKAALGIYAASGSFYVVTLKDFASMNDFADMSDAAKKLDVNVLHNLILDRAMGIDDAALAKQSNLKYIKDIGDAIERSIDAVDSGQSQVVFFMNPTRIEQVNAVAMAGEKMPQKSTFFHPKVFTGLVINKL from the coding sequence ATGGAGATCAAAGCCTTCAAGGGACTGCGATTCAACCCCGATGTCGTAGGTGATGCCGGAAGCTGCATCTCACCGCCCTATGACGTCATCGACGAAGACATGCAGCAGGCATTGTATGACGCCAATCCTTACAATATCGTACGCGTAATTCAGGGCAAAAAATCATCCGAAGATTCATCGGACAATAACCAGTACACCCGCGCAGCCGAGTTCCTCAAAGATGCCCAGCAAGAACAGGCTCTCAAGCAGGATGAAAAAGATACCATCTACGCCTACGTCCAGGATTTCGAGATCAACGGCCAGCAGCAAACTCGAAGCGGCTTTGTCGCCCTCGGCAAAATCGAAGATTTCGGCTCCGGCGTGAAAGCTCACGAAAAAACTCTCGACGGTCCCAAAGCCGACCGCCTAAACCTCATGCGGGCAACCGCAGCCCAGTTCGGACAGATCTTCATGCTCTTCAACGACCCTGAAAAAGTCGCCGACAAGATCATGGAAAAAGCCGCCCAGGGCGCTCCCCTGCTTTCGTTCACCGATGACATGAATGTAGTCCACAAACTGTTCGCCATTGATGACCCAGCCGATGTCGAAGCCGTCAAGAACATGATGGGCGACAAACAGGCTATCATCGCGGACGGACACCACCGCTACGAAACGGCCCTCAACTACTGGAAAGAAACCCAGAACCCCGACGCACAGTACCGCATGATGACATTCGTCAACATGCACAATGAAGGCCTCGTCATCCAGCCTACTCACAGACTCGTCATGAACATGCCCGAATTTGATGTCGAAAAGCTGGTCGAGCAGCTCAAAGACGACTTTGCCGTCGTTCAGTTCAACTTCAACAGCGACGAAGCAAAACAGCTCGCACGCAAAAAGATGTTCGAGCAGATGAATAAGGCTTTCGAAAACGAAAAGGCAGCGCTTGGCATCTATGCAGCATCAGGATCATTCTACGTCGTCACCCTCAAAGACTTCGCATCCATGAACGACTTCGCCGACATGAGCGACGCAGCCAAAAAGCTCGACGTCAACGTATTGCATAACCTCATCCTCGATCGCGCAATGGGCATCGACGACGCAGCATTGGCAAAACAGAGCAACCTCAAGTACATCAAAGACATAGGCGACGCCATCGAACGCTCGATCGACGCTGTTGACTCCGGCCAAAGCCAGGTCGTATTCTTCATGAACCCCACGCGCATCGAACAGGTCAACGCCGTTGCAATGGCCGGCGAAAAAATGCCGCAGAAATCAACGTTCTTCCATCCCAAGGTCTTTACCGGCCTCGTGATCAACAAACTGTAA
- a CDS encoding pyridoxal-phosphate-dependent aminotransferase family protein, whose translation MTDWKNPPRLFIPGPVKVDEDVLQQLARPTLGHRLKEYVQLHKETVDMLKKILYTDQNIFLSSSSASGIWEASIRNCVQMDEKVLCTMCGAFSDKFASITRSCGREADELKVDWGQAITPEMVDEKLASGNYTAVTMVYNETSTGVANPVYEISEMLREKYPDVLVFVDAVSGMVGLPIHFDKLGWDVVFASVQKAWAIPPGLTVAAVSDRALEKAKEVPNRGYYFDFLEFAKRAEKHQTPTTPAIPHIMALHYQCTKLLDEGMENVWKRHKEMGDFVRAWAKENFALFAPEEYVSDTLTTIKNTKGIDVAAVNNALQEKHNTVFGNGYGKLKNETFRIAHMGDINMADLKELLGWIDEEIK comes from the coding sequence ATGACCGATTGGAAAAATCCTCCAAGACTGTTCATCCCCGGCCCCGTAAAGGTCGATGAGGACGTGCTGCAGCAGCTCGCCCGACCGACCCTGGGCCACAGGCTCAAAGAGTACGTCCAACTGCACAAAGAGACAGTGGACATGCTCAAAAAGATTCTCTATACCGACCAGAACATCTTCCTCAGTTCTTCATCAGCTTCAGGCATCTGGGAAGCTTCCATACGCAACTGCGTACAGATGGACGAAAAGGTCCTCTGCACAATGTGCGGTGCGTTCTCGGATAAATTCGCTTCGATCACCCGTTCCTGCGGCCGTGAAGCCGACGAGCTCAAGGTAGACTGGGGCCAGGCCATCACACCTGAAATGGTCGACGAAAAACTCGCATCCGGCAACTACACTGCCGTAACGATGGTCTACAACGAAACAAGCACAGGCGTAGCTAACCCTGTCTATGAGATCAGCGAAATGCTCCGCGAAAAATACCCGGACGTCCTCGTCTTTGTCGACGCAGTTTCCGGCATGGTCGGCCTGCCCATCCACTTCGACAAGCTCGGATGGGACGTAGTATTCGCATCGGTGCAAAAAGCCTGGGCCATCCCGCCGGGACTCACCGTAGCAGCAGTCAGCGACAGAGCTCTCGAAAAAGCCAAAGAGGTCCCCAACCGCGGCTACTACTTCGACTTCCTCGAATTCGCAAAAAGAGCCGAAAAACACCAGACGCCTACCACGCCTGCAATCCCCCACATCATGGCTCTGCACTACCAGTGCACCAAGCTGCTCGATGAGGGCATGGAAAACGTATGGAAGCGTCACAAGGAAATGGGCGACTTCGTCCGAGCATGGGCAAAAGAGAATTTCGCCCTCTTCGCACCCGAAGAATATGTCTCGGACACCCTCACCACGATCAAGAACACAAAAGGCATCGACGTCGCCGCCGTAAACAACGCTCTGCAGGAAAAGCACAACACAGTCTTCGGTAACGGCTACGGCAAGCTCAAGAATGAGACCTTCCGAATCGCTCACATGGGCGACATCAACATGGCCGACCTCAAGGAACTGCTCGGCTGGATCGACGAAGAGATCAAGTAA
- a CDS encoding PEP-CTERM sorting domain-containing protein, protein MKRLTLILIGLAVLPWGQAAGGVIFEVNPFTDNGAYNDSEQLTLLVDVSEPTAGMVRFEFRNDSTAASSSIAGVYFDDGLAALGAPVIDNGSGVDFWHGASPPQLGGGLAFNTTYSAGPMRRPPHDGVNSGEHVGFNFTTAPWVDFDDIVSAMNDQTLRVGAHVIALPDGSSEWAVNTPDSVPVPEPATIALLVTGGLFVAAGRKKTA, encoded by the coding sequence ATGAAAAGGTTAACGTTGATTTTAATAGGTCTTGCTGTTCTGCCGTGGGGGCAGGCGGCTGGGGGTGTGATATTCGAGGTTAATCCATTCACGGACAATGGGGCCTATAACGACAGCGAACAGCTTACCCTGCTGGTGGACGTTTCAGAGCCCACTGCCGGTATGGTAAGGTTTGAGTTCCGCAATGACAGTACGGCAGCATCCAGTTCCATAGCCGGAGTATACTTCGATGACGGTCTGGCGGCGCTTGGTGCTCCAGTTATAGACAACGGTTCAGGAGTTGATTTCTGGCACGGCGCAAGTCCTCCACAGCTTGGCGGAGGTCTTGCATTCAACACGACTTACAGTGCCGGACCTATGCGCCGGCCTCCACATGATGGAGTGAATTCGGGTGAGCATGTCGGATTCAATTTCACAACTGCTCCATGGGTTGACTTTGACGATATCGTTTCGGCAATGAATGATCAGACCCTTCGTGTCGGTGCCCATGTGATCGCGCTGCCTGACGGGTCGAGCGAATGGGCGGTCAATACGCCCGACAGTGTTCCGGTTCCAGAGCCTGCTACGATTGCACTGCTTGTAACGGGTGGACTGTTCGTTGCTGCCGGCAGGAAGAAAACAGCATAG
- a CDS encoding GAF domain-containing protein, with protein MNSDAKSRRYERIHSQLSDLLSQTPDTTARMATTAALLHHKFKSFFWTGFYRLIDGQLTVGPYQGPLACQILEKDKGVCWAGVNSREPVVVPNVHEFPGHIACDSRSKSEIVVPCKDKNGNIYAVLDIDSTDFDTFDETDAAGLENITALLTR; from the coding sequence ATGAATTCTGACGCAAAATCCAGGCGATATGAACGAATCCACTCCCAACTGTCGGACCTTCTAAGCCAAACCCCCGATACGACCGCTCGAATGGCCACCACAGCCGCACTGCTGCACCACAAATTCAAGTCCTTTTTCTGGACAGGATTCTACCGCCTCATCGACGGCCAACTCACAGTCGGCCCATACCAGGGCCCCCTGGCTTGCCAGATCCTCGAAAAAGACAAAGGCGTCTGCTGGGCGGGCGTAAACTCACGCGAACCCGTCGTTGTACCCAACGTCCATGAATTCCCCGGCCACATCGCTTGCGACTCACGCTCCAAATCCGAGATCGTCGTCCCCTGCAAAGATAAAAACGGCAATATCTACGCAGTTCTTGACATAGACAGCACCGACTTCGACACCTTCGATGAAACAGATGCCGCCGGACTTGAAAATATCACCGCCCTGCTGACCCGCTGA
- a CDS encoding sensor histidine kinase has protein sequence MSTPKKVFLLSVLGGLGFWVFDSVVDLLIFEDLSFLQIFISDVPGHEIYVRIFVLMISCLYGLIVARLVYAREENEENTRATLNSIGDAVIATDAQGCVVRMNPIAESLTGWKLGEAKGRPLQEVFHIINAKSREVCKNPVEKVLATGQIVGLANHTALIAKDGREYQIADSAAPVVLSDGKTAGVVLVFRDVTEEYEIREKLAVSEKRFRELFENSINAYALHEIVLDDKGEPVDYVFLEVNKSFERLTGLVGAETIGKRVTEVVPGVENGPFIRRFGQVAMTGEPTRFEEYDPNLGRWFDIAAYCPQKGQFVAVFTDITVRKQAEQAREELVRELEMKNEELESLVYVASHDLRSPLVNISGFSHELERTVEELDEKLNDIGGPEEFNAQSIDDIHKLLREDAKESVGYITGGVEQMDMLLKGLLRLSRVGRTELKIENVNMNGLLGEVAEGVAYLVQENDVRLTVGEVPGCRGDHVQLSQVFTNLIDNAIKYRDRDGKRCEIEISGEVQDGGCLYKVCDNGIGIQREHQQKIFELFHRLEPGGLVEGQGLGLTIVRRVINRLGGRVWLESEPGEGTCFYIELPASVI, from the coding sequence TTGAGTACTCCAAAAAAAGTTTTTCTGCTTTCAGTTCTCGGCGGGTTAGGTTTTTGGGTGTTCGACAGTGTTGTTGATCTGCTTATCTTTGAAGATCTGAGTTTTCTGCAGATATTCATTTCTGATGTGCCCGGGCACGAAATATACGTTAGAATTTTCGTACTGATGATATCATGTCTGTACGGTTTGATCGTCGCCAGGCTTGTCTATGCCAGGGAAGAGAACGAGGAGAACACACGTGCGACTCTCAACTCCATAGGAGATGCAGTGATCGCGACCGATGCGCAAGGGTGTGTGGTGCGAATGAATCCTATCGCCGAGTCGCTGACCGGCTGGAAGCTGGGTGAGGCGAAGGGCAGGCCTTTGCAGGAAGTTTTTCATATTATCAATGCGAAAAGCAGGGAGGTTTGCAAGAATCCTGTCGAAAAAGTTCTGGCGACGGGGCAGATCGTGGGGCTTGCGAATCACACAGCGCTGATAGCCAAGGACGGGAGGGAGTATCAGATCGCGGATTCGGCTGCGCCTGTGGTGTTGAGTGACGGCAAGACTGCGGGGGTTGTGCTTGTTTTTCGTGATGTTACGGAGGAGTATGAGATCAGAGAAAAGCTGGCTGTGAGCGAAAAGCGATTCAGGGAGCTTTTCGAAAATTCGATAAATGCGTATGCACTGCACGAAATAGTTCTGGACGATAAGGGCGAGCCCGTTGATTACGTTTTCCTGGAGGTCAACAAGTCGTTTGAGCGACTGACCGGTCTTGTCGGTGCGGAAACAATCGGCAAGCGGGTGACTGAAGTTGTGCCGGGAGTTGAGAACGGTCCGTTCATAAGGCGATTCGGGCAAGTTGCGATGACCGGTGAGCCGACGCGGTTCGAGGAATATGATCCCAATCTCGGGCGATGGTTTGACATCGCTGCGTATTGCCCGCAAAAAGGTCAGTTTGTGGCTGTGTTTACGGATATCACAGTCCGTAAGCAAGCGGAACAGGCGCGCGAGGAGCTTGTTCGTGAGCTGGAGATGAAGAACGAAGAGCTGGAGAGCCTGGTCTATGTGGCCAGTCATGATCTGAGATCGCCTCTTGTGAATATCAGCGGTTTCAGTCATGAGCTGGAGCGGACTGTCGAAGAGCTGGATGAGAAGCTGAATGATATTGGTGGGCCTGAAGAGTTTAATGCCCAATCAATCGATGATATTCATAAACTTCTGCGTGAAGATGCTAAAGAGAGTGTGGGATACATAACGGGCGGTGTGGAGCAGATGGATATGCTGCTGAAGGGTCTGTTGAGACTGTCGAGGGTTGGACGAACCGAGCTCAAGATAGAAAATGTGAACATGAACGGTCTACTGGGAGAGGTGGCTGAGGGGGTGGCATACCTTGTGCAGGAGAACGATGTGCGGCTGACGGTTGGTGAGGTGCCCGGCTGCCGTGGAGACCATGTTCAGTTGAGCCAGGTGTTTACGAATCTTATCGATAATGCGATCAAGTACAGGGATCGCGACGGCAAGAGATGCGAGATAGAGATAAGCGGTGAGGTTCAGGACGGGGGATGCTTGTATAAAGTTTGTGACAACGGGATCGGGATACAGAGGGAGCATCAGCAGAAAATATTCGAGCTGTTCCACAGGCTCGAGCCTGGGGGGCTGGTTGAAGGGCAGGGGTTGGGTTTGACGATAGTGAGGAGGGTGATAAACCGGCTGGGCGGCAGGGTTTGGCTGGAATCTGAGCCAGGTGAGGGGACGTGCTTTTATATCGAACTGCCTGCCAGTGTTATCTGA